A window from Trichomycterus rosablanca isolate fTriRos1 chromosome 21, fTriRos1.hap1, whole genome shotgun sequence encodes these proteins:
- the LOC134335490 gene encoding uncharacterized protein LOC134335490 translates to MSNKTSPGMDTKQTLSPSSTKILAHKSDSLLCIKNYSRLDESSTNNINSGMLHFYSDVSCTPPEIWKSVRSNQGMHGANKESSAQSSLFSESTSTTIKEADLLEDPVVDVQSDVLVESTASSIVEETQAKPGKTPTTRKLCSAARRFYRGVQKRVCGFVSGLRRSDSPRKETSKPSHGHCSQSDSILDTAWVRNVEQEDSLPALSPLLMIFVEKAIRRLLIDVLGPHPLGQSDLLTVAEFGSSSAVPAHTRKSTGIHDKFTYAVGGLTQMLGRLVMESFKTSSGKVNLPVASRVKPVIKQVNQTVISHVRTTSTKSGKSPTPACSALVSEPMGEIDCGLENRSHFSPIQVSDNCSPDEVPATKEKRGSGLPVTNASEAHMFILILKKSNKVHPVGLESVSHQRSSVGDLQEASCGTPEVSASSAKKLRGRLRGMFSAFSKNFPNPFKHCPTPAE, encoded by the exons ATGTCCAACAAAACCTCACCAGGTATGGACACCAAACAAACCCTGTCACCTTCATCGACCAAAATTCTTGCACACAAATCAGACTCTttgctgtgcattaaaaattatTCCCGACTAGATGAATCCTCCACAAATAACATAAACAGTGGGATGCTCCATTTTTATTCTGATGTCTCCTGCACACCTCCTGAAATCTGGAAATCTGTACGATCCAATCAGGGAATGCATGGTGCCAATAAAGAGAGCTCAGCCCAGAGCTCTTTGTTCTCTGAAAGCACCTCAACGACAATAAAGGAGGCAGATTTGCTCGAGGACCCTGTTGTAGACGTGCAATCGGATGTTCTTGTTGAGTCAACTGCTTCCAGCATTGTGGAAGAGACTCAGGCAAAACCTGGTAAGACGCCTACAACACGTAAGTTGTGTTCTGCAGCCAGAAGATTCTACAGAGGTGTGCAGAAAAGGGTATGTGGATTTGTTTCGGGGCTCCGAAGATCCGATTCACCAAGGAAAGAGACATCTAAACCATCGCACGGTCATTGTAGCCAGTCAGATTCTATTCTTGACACAGCATGGGTAAGAAACGTTGAGCAGGAGGATTCTCTTCCAGCACTTTCACCACTGCTCATGATATTTGTGGAGAAAGCAATCAGGCGGCTACTCATTGACGTTCTTGGTCCCCACCCACTTGGCCAATCAGATTTACTGACCGTCGCTGAATTTGGCTCAAGCTCTGCTGTACCAGCGCACACAAGAAAGTCCACTGGCATTCACGATAAGTTTACATATGCAGTGGGCGGTTTAACTCAGATGCTTGGAAGATTAGTGATGGAGTCTTTTAAGACAAGCTCTGGGAAAGTGAACCTTCCTGTGGCATCACGGGTAAAGCCTGTAATAAAGCAAGTGAACCAAACTGTTATTTCACACGTCCGTACTACGAGCACCAAGTCTGGCAAATCACCAACACCAGCTTGCAGTGCTCTGGTCAGTGAGCCAATGGGTGAAATCGATTGTGGTTTGGAGAATCGGTCACATTTCAGCCCCATCCAGGTAAGTGACAACTGTTCCCCAGATGAGGTTCCTGCAACTAAGGAGAAGAGAGGATCTGGGCTTCCTGTTACCAATGCAAGTGAAGCCCATATGTTCATCTTAATCCTAAAG AAATCAAACAAAGTGCATCCTGTCGGCCTGGAGTCTGTCAGCCATCAGAGGTCCTCAGTTGGAGATCTGCAGGAGG CTTCATGTGGAACACCAGAGGTATCGGCATCATCCGCCAAGAAGCTTCGCGGACGTCTGCGCGGGATGTTCTCCGCCTTTTCCAAGAACTTCCCCAACCCCTTTAAACACTGTCCAACCCCCGCAGAGTGA